CGAGGGCCTGAGCAACCGGGACATCTCGCAGGCGCTCTTCGTGACGGTCAAGACAGTGGAGTGGCACCTCACGCAGGCGTACCGGAAGCTCGGCGTCGACTCGCGGGAGAACCTCCCCTGCGCTCTCGGAACCTCGTTACCAGAGCCTCACTGAGGCGAACAGCCGGCGGCACTGGCGTCGGCAGAGATCCATTCGCCTGAAGGGGCCGCCGAGGACGGTAAGTTGGCGCATCATGAAGCATTTCGGCCAGGACATACTCACCGTCGCCGACCAGCTCTCCGAGGCATATGCGGAGGTCTTCGGGGCGCCGCCGTGGGAGACCCGGGAACCAGAGGCGACCAGGGTGGAGTTCCGGGAGCGACTGGAGAGGGACGCGCTTCGCCCCGGGTTCCGCGCCGTACTGGCGCTCTCCGACGCCGGTGAGGTCGACGGCTTCGCCACGGGGTGGATCACCCAGGCCCCGTTCCGCACCGACCGCGCCTACCCGAAGGTGACCCGACGGCTCGGCGCGGACCGAGTGAACCAACTGCTCGTGGGCGCCCTGGAGATCGACGAACTGGGAGTACGGGCACGCGCGCGTGGCGGCGGTCTCGGGCAACGGCTTCTGTCCGCGCTCACGGCCACCGCACCCGACGGCAGGGCGTGGCTGCTGACCTGGAATCAGGCGCACGACGCCGTGGCCTTCTACCGCCGTATCGGCTGGCAGGAGCTCGAACCGG
This genomic window from Streptomyces sp. DG2A-72 contains:
- a CDS encoding GNAT family N-acetyltransferase, which produces MKHFGQDILTVADQLSEAYAEVFGAPPWETREPEATRVEFRERLERDALRPGFRAVLALSDAGEVDGFATGWITQAPFRTDRAYPKVTRRLGADRVNQLLVGALEIDELGVRARARGGGLGQRLLSALTATAPDGRAWLLTWNQAHDAVAFYRRIGWQELEPVPGDETDVVVFLSTSVRRPTFT